From one Lolium rigidum isolate FL_2022 chromosome 4, APGP_CSIRO_Lrig_0.1, whole genome shotgun sequence genomic stretch:
- the LOC124648501 gene encoding structural maintenance of chromosomes protein 4-like, producing METSTPQSPSPARSPGRPAKPRLFIQEMVLRNFKSYAGEQRIGPFHKSFSAVVGPNGSGKSNVIDAMLFVFGKRAKQMRLNKVSELIHNSSNHQNLDSAGVSVHFQEIIDLDDGNYRVVEGSDFVITRVAFRDNTSKYYINDRGSNFTEVTKLLKGKGVDLDNNRFLILQGEVEQISLMKPKSQSPHDEGFLEYLEDIIGTNQYVEKIEEANKQLEVLNEKRTASVQMLKLAEKERDSLENAKNEAETYMLKELLLLKWQEKATTMASDDATSHVTQLKDNVTDLEKNLTSEREQIKQNTQDLKKMESVYNKHVKRQEDLENNMKTCKDQFKEFERKDVKHREDLKHLKQKIKKLEDKAEKDVAKIEGSTKEIEESSNLIPQLEEEIPKLQEQFNQEEKVLEQIKESSREETEKLRAELTKVRTELEPWENQIIEHKGRLDVASAEKELMKQKQDGARAELTDAQNQMEIIKEKIKTKDTYITELQGKIEKHQSEASEARKVESECLKEEETLIPLEQAARQKVVEIKSTRDSEKNQGTVLKAILQAKESKEIDGIYGRLGDLGAIDAKYDVAISTACGGLDYIVVETTNSAQACVELLRRRNLGIATFMILEKQAHHLRKLKEKVKTPEGVPRLFDLVKVKDEKLKLAFFATLGNTVVANDLDQATRIAYTADSEFRRVVTLDGALFEKSGTMSGGGGKPRGGKMSTSIRESVSEETVINAENDLSKLVDQLNRLRESINDAKKRYRSLEDAKSRLEMELAKAKKEVESMNAQYSYNEKRLDSLKAASQPKDDELGRMKELDDIISTEQVELKKLAKSSSKLKDKASELQQKIENAGGQVLKDQKAKVANIQSELDKTSSDINRHKVKITTCEKLIKKLTKGIEEARKETENLISQKEKLMSVFKETEKKAFLVQEEYKKTQEMIDSHKEELDKTKEDYNKTKKVVDELRASEVDAEYKLQDTKKLAKEWEMKVKAFGKRLVDIQANLAKHMDQIQKDAIDPEKLKETLSDEHLNEMCDLKRAMEMVALLEAQLKDLSPNLDSIAEYRTKARLYGERVDELNATTQERDDLKKLYDGLRKRRLDEFMAGFNKISLKLKEMYQMITLGGDAELELVDSLDPFSEGVVFSVRPPKKSWKNIANLSGGEKTLSSLALVFALHHYKPTPLYVMDEIDAALDFKNVSIVGHYVKDRTKDAQFIIISLRNNMFELADRLVGIYKTDNCTKSITINPGSFAESMEAV from the exons ATGGAGACCTCGACGCCGCAGTCGCCCTCGCCGGCTAGGTCGCCGGGCAGGCCGGCTAAGCCGCGGCTGTTCATACAGGAGATGGTTCTCCGCAACTTCAAGTCCTACGCCGGGGAGCAGCGCATCGGCCCCTTCCACAAG AGTTTCTCAGCTGTTGTTGGGCCAAATGGCAGTGGGAAGAGCAACGTCATTGATGCCATGCTATTTGTGTTTGGGAAGCGTGCAAAGCAG ATGCGCCTAAACAAAGTCTCGGAGCTCATACACAACTCTTCCAACCACCAGAACCTAGACAGTGCTGGGGTTTCCGTCCATTTTCAAGAAATCATTGATTTG GATGATGGAAACTACAGGGTTGTTGAGGGCAGTGACTTTGTCATAACAAGAGTTGCGTTCCGTGACAACACATCTAAATATTACATAAATGACCGTGGAAGCAATTTTACTGAAGTAACTAAACTGTTGAAGGGCAAAGGAGTGGACCTTGATAATAATCGCTTTCTGATCCTTCAG GGCGAGGTTGAGCAAATCTCCCTGATGAAGCCAAAATCTCAAAGTCCTCATGATGAGGGTTTTCTAGAATATCTAGAAGACATCATTGGTACGAACCAATATGTTGAGAAAATTGAAGAAGCTAACAAGCA ATTGGAAGTGCTCAATGAAAAGAGAACCGCATCGGTTCAAATGCTGAAATTGGCTGAGAAGGAAAGGGACAGTTTAGAG AATGCGAAAAATGAAGCTGAAACATACATGCTGAAGGAACTGTTGCTTTTGAAATGGCAAGAAAAGGCGACCACAATGGCTTCTGACGATGCTACATCACATGTTACCCAGCTCAAAGACAACGTTACCGACCTTGAGAAGAACCTTACCTCTGAAAG GGAACAAATTAAACAGAATACTCAAGATCTTAAGAAAATGGAGTCTGTTTACAACAAACATGTCAAAAGGCAAGAG GACCTTGAGAATAACATGAAAACCTGCAAGGATCAATTTAAGGAGTTTGAGAGAAAAGATGTAAAGCACAGGGAAGATCTAAAACATCTTAAGCAGAAGATTAAAAAGCTGGAAGACAAAGCTGAAAAG GATGTTGCAAAAATTGAAGGATCAACAAAAGAGATTGAAGAGTCATCCAATCTCATTCCACAGCTTGAGGAAGAGATACCAAAATTGCAAGAACAATTTAACCAAGAAGAGAAAGTGCTGGAGCAAATTAAAGAAAGCTCTCGAG AGGAAACTGAGAAACTACGTGCTGAACTTACCAAAGTAAGGACTGAGCTTGAACCATGGGAAAATCAAATTATTGAGCATAAAGGAAGGCTGGATGTTGCTTCCGCGGAGAAAGAATTGATGAAACAGAAG CAAGATGGAGCTCGAGCAGAATTAACTGATGCTCAAAACCAGATGGAAATCATCAaagaaaaaatcaaaacaaaggATACATACATTACAGAGCTCCAAGGAAAAATAGAGAAACACCAGAGTGAAGCATCTGAAGCTCGTAAAGTTGAATCG GAATGCCTAAAAGAAGAGGAGACCCTAATTCCTCTTGAACAAGCAGCTAGACAGAAAGTTGTGGAGATCAAATCCACAAGGGATTCTGAGAAGAATCAAGGCACTGTGCTGAAAGCAATTTTACAAGCTAAGGAATCAAAGGAAATAGATGGCATTTATGGCAGACTAGGTGATCTTGGTGCAATTGATG CAAAATATGATGTTGCCATATCAACAGCGTGCGGTGGGCTTGATTATATTGTTGTTGAAACAACAAATTCGGCCCAAGCTTGTGTTGAACTATTACGCAGAAGAAATCTTGGGAttgctacttttatgatactG GAAAAGCAAGCCCATCATCTTCGTAAGCTAAAGGAGAAAGTAAAAACACCCGAAGGAGTTCCACGCCTCTTTGATCTGGTAAAGGTTAAAGATGAGAAGCTAAAGTTAGCTTTCTTTGCTACCTTGGGCAATACTGTTGTTGCAAACGATCTTGATCAG GCTACTCGAATTGCATATACTGCAGATAGTGAATTCCGCCGGGTAGTTACCCTTGACGGTGCACTTTTTGAGAAGTCTGGGACCAtgagcggtggtggtggcaaaCCACGAGGTGGCAAGATGAGCACATCCATCCGAGAAAGCGTCTCAGAAGAGACTGTTATAAATGCTGAAAATGATCTCAGCAAACTTGTTGATCAACTCAACAGATTGCGTGAAAGTATTAATGATGCTAAAAAACGCTACCGGTCCCTGGAAGATGCTAAATCTCGTCTCGAGATGGAATTGGCAAAAGCTAAAAAAGAG GTGGAGAGTATGAATGCCCAATACAGTTACAATGAAAAGCGACTAGATTCACTGAAAGCTGCATCACAACCCAAAGATGATGAGCTCGGCAGAATGAAAGAGCTGGATGATATCATATCTACCGAACAAGTTGAACTAAAGAAACTTGCAAAGTCTTCCAGCAAGCTCAAAGATAAG GCTTCAGAACTTCAGCAGAAAATTGAAAATGCAGGGGGGCAGGTGCTCAAGGATCAGAAGGCAAAAGTTGCAAATATCCAATCT GAACTTGACAAAACAAGCTCAGACATCAACCGCCACAAAGTAAAGATAACTACATGCGAAAAGTTGATTAAAAAATTAACCAAGGGCATTGAGGAGgcgagaaaagaaacagaaaacctgATTTCTCAAAAGGAGAAATTGATGTCTGTTTTCAAAGAGACAGAGAAGAAAGCTTTTCTTGTTCAAGAAGAATATAAGAAAACCCAAGAG ATGATTGACAGCCATAAAGAGGAGCTTGACAAAACAAAGGAAGACTACAATAAAACGAAGAAAGTGGTGGATGAACTGAGAGCCTCCGAG GTTGATGCAGAGTACAAACTGCAAGACACAAAAAAGCTTGCCAAGGAGTGGGAAATGAAGGTGAAAGCATTTGGGAAAAGGCTTGTGGACATTCAGGCGAATCTTGCTAAACACATGGATCA AATCCAAAAGGATGCTATTGATCCTGAGAAACTTAAAGAAACACTCAGTGATGAGCATCTCAATGAAATGTGTGACCTGAAAAGAGCAATGGAGATGGTGGCATTATTGGAAGCACAACTTAAAGACTTGAGTCCAAATCTGGATTCAATAGCAGA GTACCGCACAAAGGCTCGTTTATATGGTGAACGCGTCGATGAGCTAAATGCTACCACTCAGGAGCGTGATGATCTTAAAAAACTATATGATGGGCTGCGGAAGAGAAG GTTAGATGAGTTCATGGCAGGGTTCAACAAAATTTCTCTGAAACTGAAAGAGATGTATCAG ATGATTACTCTTGGAGGCGATGCGGAGCTGGAACTTGTTGATTCGTTGGACCCATTTTCAGAAGGTGTTGTTTTCAGTGTAAGACCTCCTAAGAAAAGCTGGAAGAACATTGCCAATCTATCTGGTGGCGAGAAG ACGCTTAGCTCCCTGGCTCTGGTGTTTGCTCTTCACCATTATAAACCGACTCCATTGTATGTTATGGATGAGATAGATGCAGCGTTGG ATTTTAAGAATGTATCCATTGTCGGACATTATGTGAAAGATCGAACCAAAGATGCCCAGTTCATTATTATTAG TCTCAGGAACAACATGTTTGAACTAGCTGATCGGCTGGTTGGCATCTACAAGACAGATAATTGCACCAAGAGTATAACCATCAACCCCGGTAGCTTCGCTGAGAGCATGGAGGCAGTCTAG
- the LOC124648502 gene encoding ethylene-responsive transcription factor 8-like — translation MQMQRVKQERGSASAGGRPEAQPHAHYRGVRKRPWGRYAAEIRDPWKKTRVWLGTYDTPVDAALAYDRAALALRGPKARTNFGTGHGQHPYPFPHLPLQPGALLPPRPPTAPGMFGGGLDVARPSPWHCVYFPARRVSSTVLDFLAQPLLPVKMEDAAPALPSTVLELRTGPTVPAFDLNEPPSLLYGS, via the coding sequence ATGCAGATGCAGCGGGTGAAACAGGAGCGCGGCAGCGCGTCGGCGGGAGGGCGACCGGAGGCGCAGCCGCACGCGCACTACCGCGGCGTGCGGAAGCGGCCGTGGGGCCGGTACGCGGCGGAGATCCGGGACCCGTGGAAGAAGACGcgggtgtggctcggcacctacgACACCCCCGTCGACGCCGCGCTCGCCTACGACCGCGCCGCGCTCGCGCTGCGCGGGCCCAAGGCCAGGACCAACTTCGGCACCGGCCACGGCCAGCACCCGTACCCCTTCCCGCACCTGCCGCTGCAGCCGGGGGCCCTGCTGCCTCCGCGTCCGCCCACGGCGCCGGGGATGTTCGGGGGCGGCCTCGACGTCGCGCGCCCGTCGCCCTGGCACTGCGTCTACTTCCCGGCCAGGAGGGTCTCCTCCACCGTGCTCGACTTCCTCGCGCAGCCGCTGCTCCCGGTCAAGATGGAGGACGCCGCGCCGGCGCTTCCGTCCACGGTGCTCGAACTGCGCACCGGGCCCACCGTCCCCGCCTTCGACCTCAACGAGCCGCCCTCGCTGCTCTACGGCTCGTGA